In one window of Syngnathus typhle isolate RoL2023-S1 ecotype Sweden linkage group LG7, RoL_Styp_1.0, whole genome shotgun sequence DNA:
- the plekha7a gene encoding pleckstrin homology domain-containing family A member 7 isoform X10: MMAGFLRLHHLTGHNQRSTTFRHPVTGQVSSENIDFLPQEQMPGPRITSHPGVEQLSNTTISEVSTITTSSATDAAPNAKGSRSVGARVHSFGKRDQAIKRNPNVPVVVRGWLYKQDSSGMHLWKRKWFVLSEFCLFYYKDSREEAVLGSIPLPSYVISPVGPEDHISRKYAFKAVHPSGVYKSSSVIGSQAEHTGMRTYFFSADTQEDMNAWLRAMNQAANMRGPVNTGGRASEQSTHFQMMHHQTVTHTNNHVNNHKAPEPQRHTVHEVLLEPVHHNMDNRYRFHKDSPVTTEMDTHASLPANLTATGFLASDHVSTSAPVSRVPSRAPSRSASTLPPGVSARNGLVEVHSPILEPNGIAAGTYQRAPEAPREMRRNTLEQVEQWVKVQKGPPSRDNTLPRRTPPTQPKSGTLEAYQTLPKTPRNSPPTARPSEYKYAQDRMNHFRLTPDLAGPGSNTILQLYEWQQRQQYRHGSPTAPIYTPAPDYPFGARPPSAIPPAAKHNGPPRCVSVPPSPADIPPPGPPPGSSRTLSPARPPHTPIDRVTVRPSTDASAMDTMSAISPRRTKSQVFKVSTMERRSLPPSNYITHTVSAPSLHGKTPDELTLLLIQLRRHQAKMAAARQRTLEQLQHHGLSTADPFLTAVPSPPLNHLSLLSQMQVDDTYKQLKQDLDNLDLKVAGSQTLKPVKVAESDVDVKLSRLCEQDRILKDLEVRISSLKKDKDKLESVLDVSHQQMELFHGQPAHAQKIYYQQRLLQEDLVSIRAQISQLSTEMTRAWEDYGSLENSVEQLRTALQARMNHSATPQQEKGEMKRELWRIEDVMAGLSGSKANYKVTIDSVHNPERKLVPSVSEPSVPSSTADVQPPPRSSVPSVFSQTLPHNFVPKWAEDGAPPRPPLPRQYDYEETPPAVPPLPKEASAAIRHTSVRGLKRQSDERKRDREGAPYFLNGDCKTDLRSYLSEPELLAITHPNTNADNHHLDHKGITSHSACVISSFVMSSLFVLAGLSGTSRQMASKSDALASFVTLRRRPGTAVDSERPKSALDCLSSEYAGGTLPPQRGGRMSADEQLERMKRHQRALVRERKRNLSQGERSSAPPPASEFDCREERPGAEGQSDEGHKEGGGEWLIAKARLVREADVEPLDYDLDISRELSKPKKVSIPERYVESDPEEPLSPEEEEERSLRTERIRKILTKSNVQNLQSASLDLSELDLVLQEQEKIMKASQALASQASRKSKLVAAKAAASGRE; encoded by the exons ATGATGGCAGGGTTTTTACGGCTACATCATCTCACGGG TCATAACCAGAGGAGCACTACCtttcgtcatcccgtgaccGGGCAAGTTTCTTCAGAGAACATTGATTTTCTCCCTCAAGAACA GATGCCGGGTCCTCGCATCACGTCCCACCCTGGCGTGGAGCAGCTCTCCAATACCACCATCAGCGAGGTCTCCACCATCACCACCTCTTCTGCCACCGACGCCGCCCCCAACGCCAAG GGCTCTCGCTCCGTCGGCGCCAGGGTGCACAGTTTCGGCAAGCGAGATCAGGCCATCAAGAGGAACCCCAATGTACCTGTTGTGGTCCGAGGATGGTTGTATAAACAG GACAGTTCCGGGATGCACCTTTGGAAGAGGAAGTGGTTCGTCTTGTCTGAATTCTGCCTCTTCTACTACAAAG acagcAGAGAGGAGGCGGTCCTGGGCAGCATTCCGCTTCCCAGCTATGTCATTTCACCCGTGGGACCTGAAGACCACATCAGCCGCAAGTATGCCTTCAAG GCCGTCCACCCGAGCGGCGTTTACAAAAGCAGCTCTGTGATTGGCTCTCAGGCGGAGCACACGGGCATGCGGACGTACTTCTTCAGCGCCGACACGCAAGAGGACATGAACGCCTGGCTGAGGGCCATGAACCAAGCCGCCAATATGAGAGGCCCCGTCAATACAGGCGGCAG AGCATCTGAGCAGTCGACTCACTTCCAGATGATGCACCATCAGACCGTCACGCACACCAACAACCACGTCAACAACCACAAGGCTCCAGAACCCCAGAGACACACCGTCCACGAGGTCCTTCTGGAGCCCGTACATCACAACATGGACAACCGCTACCGCTTCCACAAAGACTCTCCCGTCACCACGGAGATGGACACCCATGCCTCCCTCCCCGCCAACCTCACGGCCACCGGTTTCCTGGCGTCGGACCACGTGTCCACGTCGGCGCCCGTCTCCAGGGTGCCGTCTCGTGCGCCCTCGCGGTCCGCCTCCACGCTGCCCCCGGGCGTCAGCGCCAGGAACGGTCTGGTGGAGGTGCACAGCCCCATCTTGGAGCCTAACGGGATCGCGGCGGGGACGTACCAGAGGGCGCCGGAAGCCCCCCGGGAAATGAGACGGAATACTCTGGAACAAGTAGAGCAGTGGGTCAAGGTGCAGAAAGG TCCTCCATCCCGAGACAACACCCTCCCCCGCCGAACGCCGCCCACCCAGCCCAAGTCCGGCACCCTGGAAGCATACCAGACCCTGCCAAAGACCCCCCGCAATAGCCCCCCAACGGCACGTCCCAGCGAGTACAAATACGCCCAGGACCGCATGAACCACTTCCGCCTCACCCCCGATCTGGCCGGCCCGGGTTCCAACACCATCCTGCAGCTGTACGAGTGGCAGCAGCGCCAGCAGTACCGCCACGGCAGCCCCACGGCCCCCATCTACACGCCGGCCCCGGACTATCCCTTCGGGGCCCGCCCGCCGTCCGCCATTCCTCCAGCCGCCAAGCACAACGGGCCGCCGCGATGCGTGTCCGTACCGCCTTCGCCCGCCGACATCCCGCCTCCGGGGCCTCCGCCGGGTAGCAGCAGGACCTtgtcgcccgcccgccccccGCACACGCCGATCGACCGCGTGACAGTGAGACCCTCGACCGACGCGTCGGCAATGGATACAATGTCTGCCATTTCACCTCGCAGGACCAAGTCTCAAGTCTTCAAG GTGTCCACCATGGAGAGGCGCTCTTTGCCTCCATCCAACTATATCACACACACGGTCAGTGCGCCCAGCCTCCACGGAAAAACG CCCGATGAGCTCACCCTGCTCCTCATTCAGCTGCGCCGCCATCaggccaagatggcggccgcccGCCAGCGCACGCTGGAGCAGCTGCAGCACCACGGCCTGTCGACCGCCGACCCCTTCCTCACCGCCGTCCCCAGTCCTCCGTTAAACCACCTCAGTCTGTTGAGCCAAATGCAG GTGGATGACACGTACAAGCAGCTGAAGCAAGACCTGGATAATCTGGACCTGAAG GTGGCCGGAAGTCAAACGCTGAAGCCCGTCAAGGTGGCAGAGAGTGACGTGGAT GTAAAGCTGAGTCGGTTGTGCGAGCAAGACAGGATCCTGAAGGACTTGGAAGTGCGGATCAGCTCGTTGAAGAAGGATAAG GACAAGCTGGAGAGCGTGCTGGACGTGTCCCACCAGCAGATGGAGCTGTTTCACGGGCAGCCGGCCCACGCCCAAAAGATCTACTACCAGCAGAGACTCCTGCAGGAGGACTTGGTGTCCATAAGGGCCCAGATATCCCAACTCTCTACG GAAATGACACGCGCCTGGGAGGACTACGGCTCGCTGGAGAATTCAGTGGAGCAGTTGAGGACGGCGCTACAGGCCCGCATGAACCACAGCGCCACCCCTCAG CAAGAAAAAGGCGAGATGAAGCGCGAGCTGTGGAGGATCGAGGACGTGATGGCGGGACTGAGCGGCAGCAAAGCCAACTACAAAGTTACCATCGACTCTGTGCACAACCCGG AGAGGAAGTTAGTGCCTTCCGTGTCGGAGCCCAGCGTGCCTTCTTCCACCGCCGACGTCCAGCCGCCTCCCCGTAGCTCCGTCCCGAGCGTCTTCTCGCAAACGTTGCCTCACAACTTTGTGCCAAAGTGG GCAGAGGACGGCGCTCCCCCCCGACCGCCGCTCCCTCGCCAGTACGACTACGAGGAGACGCCGCCCGCCGTGCCGCCGCTGCCCAAGGAGGCGTCGGCAGCCATCCGTCACACGTCGGTGCGAGGCCTCAAGCGACAGTCTGACGAGAGGAAGAGGGACCGGGAGGGCGCACCCTATTTCCTCAATGGAGACTGTAAG ACTGACTTGCGTTCATACCTGAGCGAACCCGAGCTGCTGGCAATTACTCACCCAAACACAAATGCAGACAACCACCACCTTGACCATAAAGGTATTACGTCACACTCGGCTTGTGTTATTAGCAGCTTTGTCATGTCCTCTTTATTTGTGTTAGCAGGTCTGTCGGGCACGTCAAGGCAGATGGCCAGCAAGTCGGATGCCCTGGCGTCCTTCGTCACGTTGAGGAGACGCCCCGGTACCGCCGTGGACAGC GAGCGACCCAAGAGTGCCTTGGACTGTCTGTCCTCGGAGTACGCGGGCGGCACGCTTCCTCCCCAACGCGGCGGCCGTATGAGCGCCGATGAGCAGCTGGAGCGCATGAAGCGCCACCAGAGGGCGCTGGTGCGCGAGCGCAAGCGCAACCTCAGCCAGGGCGAGCGCTCGAGTGCCCCGCCGCCCGCCTCC GAGTTCGATTGTCGGGAGGAGCGTCCCGGGGCAGAAGGCCAAAGTGATGAAGGTCACAAGGAGGGAGGAGGTGAATGGCTGATAGCCAAAGCCAGGCTGGTCAGAGAAGCGGATGTGGAGCCTCTGGACTACGACCTCGACATCAGCAGAGAG CTGTCCAAGCCAAAGAAAGTGTCCATCCCAGAGCGTTATGTGGAGTCGGATCCAGAGGAACCGCTGAGtccggaggaggaggaagagcgaAGTCTTCGTACGGAACGTATCAGGAAGATCCTCACAAAGTCCAA CGTTCAGAATTTGCAGTCAGCGTCGTTGGACCTGAGTGAACTGGACTTGGTTCTTCAAGAGCAGGAGAAGATAATGAAGGCATCGCAGGCGCTCGCTTCACAGGCGTCCAGGAAGAGCAAACTGGTGGCAG CCAAAGCTGCTGCCTCTGGTCGCGAGTGA
- the plekha7a gene encoding pleckstrin homology domain-containing family A member 7 isoform X1 — protein sequence MAAPLGRDSLPEHWTYGVCGDGRVFFINDQTRETTWLHPRSSEPVNSGHMIRSDLPKGWEEGFTDEGASYFIDHNQRSTTFRHPVTGQVSSENIDFLPQEQMPGPRITSHPGVEQLSNTTISEVSTITTSSATDAAPNAKGSRSVGARVHSFGKRDQAIKRNPNVPVVVRGWLYKQDSSGMHLWKRKWFVLSEFCLFYYKDSREEAVLGSIPLPSYVISPVGPEDHISRKYAFKAVHPSGVYKSSSVIGSQAEHTGMRTYFFSADTQEDMNAWLRAMNQAANMRGPVNTGGRASEQSTHFQMMHHQTVTHTNNHVNNHKAPEPQRHTVHEVLLEPVHHNMDNRYRFHKDSPVTTEMDTHASLPANLTATGFLASDHVSTSAPVSRVPSRAPSRSASTLPPGVSARNGLVEVHSPILEPNGIAAGTYQRAPEAPREMRRNTLEQVEQWVKVQKGPPSRDNTLPRRTPPTQPKSGTLEAYQTLPKTPRNSPPTARPSEYKYAQDRMNHFRLTPDLAGPGSNTILQLYEWQQRQQYRHGSPTAPIYTPAPDYPFGARPPSAIPPAAKHNGPPRCVSVPPSPADIPPPGPPPGSSRTLSPARPPHTPIDRVTVRPSTDASAMDTMSAISPRRTKSQVFKVSTMERRSLPPSNYITHTVSAPSLHGKTPDELTLLLIQLRRHQAKMAAARQRTLEQLQHHGLSTADPFLTAVPSPPLNHLSLLSQMQVDDTYKQLKQDLDNLDLKVAGSQTLKPVKVAESDVDVKLSRLCEQDRILKDLEVRISSLKKDKDKLESVLDVSHQQMELFHGQPAHAQKIYYQQRLLQEDLVSIRAQISQLSTEMTRAWEDYGSLENSVEQLRTALQARMNHSATPQQEKGEMKRELWRIEDVMAGLSGSKANYKVTIDSVHNPERKLVPSVSEPSVPSSTADVQPPPRSSVPSVFSQTLPHNFVPKWAEDGAPPRPPLPRQYDYEETPPAVPPLPKEASAAIRHTSVRGLKRQSDERKRDREGAPYFLNGDCKTDLRSYLSEPELLAITHPNTNADNHHLDHKGITSHSACVISSFVMSSLFVLAGLSGTSRQMASKSDALASFVTLRRRPGTAVDSERPKSALDCLSSEYAGGTLPPQRGGRMSADEQLERMKRHQRALVRERKRNLSQGERSSAPPPASEFDCREERPGAEGQSDEGHKEGGGEWLIAKARLVREADVEPLDYDLDISRELSKPKKVSIPERYVESDPEEPLSPEEEEERSLRTERIRKILTKSNVQNLQSASLDLSELDLVLQEQEKIMKASQALASQASRKSKLVAAKAAASGRE from the exons TCATAACCAGAGGAGCACTACCtttcgtcatcccgtgaccGGGCAAGTTTCTTCAGAGAACATTGATTTTCTCCCTCAAGAACA GATGCCGGGTCCTCGCATCACGTCCCACCCTGGCGTGGAGCAGCTCTCCAATACCACCATCAGCGAGGTCTCCACCATCACCACCTCTTCTGCCACCGACGCCGCCCCCAACGCCAAG GGCTCTCGCTCCGTCGGCGCCAGGGTGCACAGTTTCGGCAAGCGAGATCAGGCCATCAAGAGGAACCCCAATGTACCTGTTGTGGTCCGAGGATGGTTGTATAAACAG GACAGTTCCGGGATGCACCTTTGGAAGAGGAAGTGGTTCGTCTTGTCTGAATTCTGCCTCTTCTACTACAAAG acagcAGAGAGGAGGCGGTCCTGGGCAGCATTCCGCTTCCCAGCTATGTCATTTCACCCGTGGGACCTGAAGACCACATCAGCCGCAAGTATGCCTTCAAG GCCGTCCACCCGAGCGGCGTTTACAAAAGCAGCTCTGTGATTGGCTCTCAGGCGGAGCACACGGGCATGCGGACGTACTTCTTCAGCGCCGACACGCAAGAGGACATGAACGCCTGGCTGAGGGCCATGAACCAAGCCGCCAATATGAGAGGCCCCGTCAATACAGGCGGCAG AGCATCTGAGCAGTCGACTCACTTCCAGATGATGCACCATCAGACCGTCACGCACACCAACAACCACGTCAACAACCACAAGGCTCCAGAACCCCAGAGACACACCGTCCACGAGGTCCTTCTGGAGCCCGTACATCACAACATGGACAACCGCTACCGCTTCCACAAAGACTCTCCCGTCACCACGGAGATGGACACCCATGCCTCCCTCCCCGCCAACCTCACGGCCACCGGTTTCCTGGCGTCGGACCACGTGTCCACGTCGGCGCCCGTCTCCAGGGTGCCGTCTCGTGCGCCCTCGCGGTCCGCCTCCACGCTGCCCCCGGGCGTCAGCGCCAGGAACGGTCTGGTGGAGGTGCACAGCCCCATCTTGGAGCCTAACGGGATCGCGGCGGGGACGTACCAGAGGGCGCCGGAAGCCCCCCGGGAAATGAGACGGAATACTCTGGAACAAGTAGAGCAGTGGGTCAAGGTGCAGAAAGG TCCTCCATCCCGAGACAACACCCTCCCCCGCCGAACGCCGCCCACCCAGCCCAAGTCCGGCACCCTGGAAGCATACCAGACCCTGCCAAAGACCCCCCGCAATAGCCCCCCAACGGCACGTCCCAGCGAGTACAAATACGCCCAGGACCGCATGAACCACTTCCGCCTCACCCCCGATCTGGCCGGCCCGGGTTCCAACACCATCCTGCAGCTGTACGAGTGGCAGCAGCGCCAGCAGTACCGCCACGGCAGCCCCACGGCCCCCATCTACACGCCGGCCCCGGACTATCCCTTCGGGGCCCGCCCGCCGTCCGCCATTCCTCCAGCCGCCAAGCACAACGGGCCGCCGCGATGCGTGTCCGTACCGCCTTCGCCCGCCGACATCCCGCCTCCGGGGCCTCCGCCGGGTAGCAGCAGGACCTtgtcgcccgcccgccccccGCACACGCCGATCGACCGCGTGACAGTGAGACCCTCGACCGACGCGTCGGCAATGGATACAATGTCTGCCATTTCACCTCGCAGGACCAAGTCTCAAGTCTTCAAG GTGTCCACCATGGAGAGGCGCTCTTTGCCTCCATCCAACTATATCACACACACGGTCAGTGCGCCCAGCCTCCACGGAAAAACG CCCGATGAGCTCACCCTGCTCCTCATTCAGCTGCGCCGCCATCaggccaagatggcggccgcccGCCAGCGCACGCTGGAGCAGCTGCAGCACCACGGCCTGTCGACCGCCGACCCCTTCCTCACCGCCGTCCCCAGTCCTCCGTTAAACCACCTCAGTCTGTTGAGCCAAATGCAG GTGGATGACACGTACAAGCAGCTGAAGCAAGACCTGGATAATCTGGACCTGAAG GTGGCCGGAAGTCAAACGCTGAAGCCCGTCAAGGTGGCAGAGAGTGACGTGGAT GTAAAGCTGAGTCGGTTGTGCGAGCAAGACAGGATCCTGAAGGACTTGGAAGTGCGGATCAGCTCGTTGAAGAAGGATAAG GACAAGCTGGAGAGCGTGCTGGACGTGTCCCACCAGCAGATGGAGCTGTTTCACGGGCAGCCGGCCCACGCCCAAAAGATCTACTACCAGCAGAGACTCCTGCAGGAGGACTTGGTGTCCATAAGGGCCCAGATATCCCAACTCTCTACG GAAATGACACGCGCCTGGGAGGACTACGGCTCGCTGGAGAATTCAGTGGAGCAGTTGAGGACGGCGCTACAGGCCCGCATGAACCACAGCGCCACCCCTCAG CAAGAAAAAGGCGAGATGAAGCGCGAGCTGTGGAGGATCGAGGACGTGATGGCGGGACTGAGCGGCAGCAAAGCCAACTACAAAGTTACCATCGACTCTGTGCACAACCCGG AGAGGAAGTTAGTGCCTTCCGTGTCGGAGCCCAGCGTGCCTTCTTCCACCGCCGACGTCCAGCCGCCTCCCCGTAGCTCCGTCCCGAGCGTCTTCTCGCAAACGTTGCCTCACAACTTTGTGCCAAAGTGG GCAGAGGACGGCGCTCCCCCCCGACCGCCGCTCCCTCGCCAGTACGACTACGAGGAGACGCCGCCCGCCGTGCCGCCGCTGCCCAAGGAGGCGTCGGCAGCCATCCGTCACACGTCGGTGCGAGGCCTCAAGCGACAGTCTGACGAGAGGAAGAGGGACCGGGAGGGCGCACCCTATTTCCTCAATGGAGACTGTAAG ACTGACTTGCGTTCATACCTGAGCGAACCCGAGCTGCTGGCAATTACTCACCCAAACACAAATGCAGACAACCACCACCTTGACCATAAAGGTATTACGTCACACTCGGCTTGTGTTATTAGCAGCTTTGTCATGTCCTCTTTATTTGTGTTAGCAGGTCTGTCGGGCACGTCAAGGCAGATGGCCAGCAAGTCGGATGCCCTGGCGTCCTTCGTCACGTTGAGGAGACGCCCCGGTACCGCCGTGGACAGC GAGCGACCCAAGAGTGCCTTGGACTGTCTGTCCTCGGAGTACGCGGGCGGCACGCTTCCTCCCCAACGCGGCGGCCGTATGAGCGCCGATGAGCAGCTGGAGCGCATGAAGCGCCACCAGAGGGCGCTGGTGCGCGAGCGCAAGCGCAACCTCAGCCAGGGCGAGCGCTCGAGTGCCCCGCCGCCCGCCTCC GAGTTCGATTGTCGGGAGGAGCGTCCCGGGGCAGAAGGCCAAAGTGATGAAGGTCACAAGGAGGGAGGAGGTGAATGGCTGATAGCCAAAGCCAGGCTGGTCAGAGAAGCGGATGTGGAGCCTCTGGACTACGACCTCGACATCAGCAGAGAG CTGTCCAAGCCAAAGAAAGTGTCCATCCCAGAGCGTTATGTGGAGTCGGATCCAGAGGAACCGCTGAGtccggaggaggaggaagagcgaAGTCTTCGTACGGAACGTATCAGGAAGATCCTCACAAAGTCCAA CGTTCAGAATTTGCAGTCAGCGTCGTTGGACCTGAGTGAACTGGACTTGGTTCTTCAAGAGCAGGAGAAGATAATGAAGGCATCGCAGGCGCTCGCTTCACAGGCGTCCAGGAAGAGCAAACTGGTGGCAG CCAAAGCTGCTGCCTCTGGTCGCGAGTGA